In Kangiella koreensis DSM 16069, a single window of DNA contains:
- the ybgF gene encoding tol-pal system protein YbgF encodes MKNVVFNLLGVTLLTASAVSNAAAPVVDARDISAVQQQQTSQQSQIMAELIMQVNQLQQEVRQLRGQVEQQDYRINQLTKQQRELYLDLDRRLQGGATLSTSETEELSSDNANTSNNGASNRAQQAYNQAFTLFNEQKYPQAKSAFKTFVSDYPKDSLASNAHYLLGQLHFSDKEYAEAENQFKAVYEQFPDTSIKDKAMLKLAQVQELKGDKAAAKATYQQVSKLFPNTTAGRLAKAKLDTL; translated from the coding sequence ATGAAAAACGTTGTATTTAATCTATTAGGTGTAACATTACTCACAGCTTCGGCTGTGAGTAATGCCGCTGCACCAGTTGTTGACGCCCGAGATATTTCAGCCGTTCAACAGCAGCAAACCAGCCAACAAAGCCAAATTATGGCTGAGTTGATTATGCAAGTGAATCAACTCCAGCAAGAAGTTCGCCAACTTCGTGGTCAAGTTGAACAGCAAGATTACAGAATCAACCAGCTCACCAAACAGCAGCGTGAACTTTATCTTGATTTAGATCGTCGATTGCAAGGTGGAGCTACATTGTCTACTTCAGAAACTGAAGAGCTGAGCTCTGACAATGCCAATACAAGTAATAATGGCGCAAGCAATCGGGCCCAACAGGCTTATAATCAAGCTTTCACATTATTCAATGAACAAAAGTATCCGCAAGCCAAAAGCGCTTTTAAAACTTTTGTCAGCGACTATCCTAAGGATTCTCTAGCGTCTAACGCGCATTATTTATTAGGTCAGTTGCACTTCAGTGATAAAGAGTATGCTGAAGCGGAAAACCAATTCAAAGCAGTATATGAGCAGTTCCCTGATACCAGTATCAAGGATAAAGCTATGCTAAAGCTTGCTCAGGTTCAGGAGCTCAAAGGTGATAAGGCTGCTGCTAAAGCGACCTATCAACAAGTCAGCAAGCTGTTCCCAAATACTACAGCCGGCCGATTAGCTAAAGCCAAGCTCGACACTCTATAA
- the pal gene encoding peptidoglycan-associated lipoprotein Pal codes for MKRSVQLLLALTAALTLAACSTTKPEEEQVDTTAQEDAAAQAEAEALARQRAAEEAERQRIAALLDNNVIYFDFDDDSIRSEYVEVLEAHAMYIQSSGKSVVLEGHADERGTPEYNLALGERRAKSVAQLMRTYGVSDSNIEVISFGEESPANPAHNESAWQENRRVEIKYQ; via the coding sequence ATGAAACGTTCGGTTCAATTACTACTAGCTCTTACAGCTGCCTTGACGTTGGCTGCATGTAGCACTACTAAACCAGAAGAAGAGCAAGTTGATACAACCGCTCAGGAAGATGCAGCAGCACAAGCTGAAGCAGAAGCCTTAGCTCGTCAACGCGCTGCTGAAGAAGCTGAAAGACAACGTATCGCTGCTTTACTTGATAACAATGTCATCTACTTTGATTTTGATGATGATTCTATCCGTAGCGAATATGTAGAAGTTCTTGAAGCACACGCTATGTATATCCAAAGCAGTGGTAAAAGTGTTGTTCTAGAAGGCCACGCTGATGAGCGCGGTACTCCAGAATACAACTTGGCATTGGGTGAGCGTCGTGCAAAATCAGTTGCTCAATTAATGAGAACTTATGGTGTGTCTGATTCAAACATTGAAGTGATTAGCTTTGGTGAAGAGTCTCCAGCAAACCCAGCTCATAACGAGTCAGCATGGCAAGAAAATCGTCGTGTAGAGATTAAATATCAGTAA
- the tolB gene encoding Tol-Pal system beta propeller repeat protein TolB produces the protein MNYIFKTLAIISISLMALASKAEIQIYITEGRSDARPIAVVPFKFESESAVQGQPPFDFAKIIADDLRRSGKFNPTEISKLPQHPYSIDQVNLEEWRKLGVDGVVYGTVSQTASGNYMVSYDLIDPFNDKAIFSADIEDGSYPLIPSSSHLMVLKTKVVDNDNFRWGAHIAADEIYEALTGERGAFATQIAYVEVNRNDPRPYQLFVADSDGFNGKRIFASRSPIMSPTWSPDSSQLSYVTFENGRSEIVIQDIASGQREIVASYKGFNSAPAWSPDGSKMVVVLSKDGNPELYLLELATKQLQRLTRHYAIDTEPSWAPDGKSLIFTSDRGGRPQIYRIRLADKKVDRVTFEGIHNAGAEFTPDGKSIVMVHQANGSYHIAAQDLVTGQLTVLTKTTLDESLSIAPNGSMIIFSTVDGGQKVLSAVSMDGRFKARLPATVGEVKAPAWSPFIL, from the coding sequence ATGAATTATATTTTTAAAACGCTAGCAATTATCAGCATCAGCCTTATGGCTTTGGCCAGCAAGGCTGAAATTCAAATTTATATTACCGAAGGGCGCTCTGATGCACGACCTATTGCGGTTGTTCCTTTTAAGTTTGAATCTGAATCTGCGGTGCAAGGACAACCTCCGTTTGATTTTGCCAAAATAATAGCGGATGACTTGCGTCGTAGCGGTAAATTTAACCCAACTGAAATATCAAAATTACCTCAACACCCTTACTCTATTGACCAGGTAAACCTCGAAGAGTGGCGTAAACTGGGTGTTGATGGAGTGGTCTATGGCACGGTGAGCCAAACGGCATCCGGCAACTACATGGTGTCATACGATTTGATTGACCCTTTTAACGATAAGGCCATTTTTAGCGCTGATATCGAAGACGGGAGTTATCCTTTGATTCCAAGTTCATCCCACTTGATGGTATTGAAAACAAAGGTTGTTGATAACGATAACTTCCGTTGGGGCGCGCATATTGCAGCGGATGAGATTTACGAAGCCTTGACGGGTGAGCGAGGTGCTTTTGCAACCCAGATCGCCTATGTTGAAGTTAACCGCAACGATCCCCGTCCATATCAATTATTTGTTGCGGATAGTGATGGGTTTAATGGCAAGAGAATTTTTGCATCACGAAGCCCTATTATGTCGCCAACCTGGTCGCCTGATTCTTCGCAATTAAGTTACGTGACTTTTGAGAATGGTCGTTCGGAAATTGTGATTCAAGATATTGCATCAGGGCAAAGAGAAATTGTTGCTAGCTATAAAGGCTTCAACAGTGCTCCTGCCTGGTCGCCAGATGGATCAAAAATGGTGGTTGTGTTGTCAAAAGACGGAAATCCGGAGCTATATTTGCTAGAACTGGCAACTAAACAATTACAAAGACTTACCCGACATTATGCGATTGATACAGAGCCATCGTGGGCTCCGGACGGAAAAAGTTTGATCTTTACCTCAGATCGAGGAGGTAGACCACAAATTTATCGTATTAGACTTGCAGATAAGAAGGTAGACAGGGTAACCTTTGAAGGTATTCACAATGCAGGTGCGGAGTTTACACCGGATGGTAAAAGTATTGTCATGGTTCATCAAGCCAATGGCTCTTACCATATCGCAGCTCAGGATTTAGTGACTGGACAGTTGACGGTCTTAACAAAGACCACACTCGACGAGTCGCTATCAATTGCACCCAATGGCAGTATGATTATTTTCTCTACTGTTGATGGTGGGCAAAAAGTTCTTAGCGCGGTTTCAATGGATGGACGTTTTAAAGCAAGGTTGCCAGCGACGGTTGGGGAAGTTAAAGCACCAGCCTGGTCGCCTTTTATTTTATAA
- the tolA gene encoding cell envelope integrity protein TolA, translated as MSEKKNIVPIVLSIAVHVIVIGLLVFNFAWDDEVDVKHEYVDAPINAKIVTAKELPKPDANAIKKQQEAEKKRLEEERKKQLAKEQEQKRLEAEKQRQLQEKVEQEKQEKLEQEKQKQLAAEKQKKLEEEKKKEELEEQQRKEAEEKQRLEEEKRKKAEAERKRKEEEERKRKEAEAEQKRKEEELRKLEEEMAAMDDEFFEAQRDTVRRGQIMSEVEKLTALITAKIKRNWYPPKTSGACSIKISMGPGGVVLQTEALGGDYDYCETGKTAITRSSPLPASDDPEVMKELREMTIVFDPSFKD; from the coding sequence GTGTCAGAAAAAAAGAACATTGTTCCGATTGTTTTATCAATAGCAGTCCATGTGATTGTTATTGGGCTATTGGTATTTAATTTTGCCTGGGATGATGAGGTGGATGTTAAGCATGAATATGTGGACGCTCCGATAAACGCCAAAATAGTGACAGCCAAAGAGCTACCAAAACCTGATGCGAATGCCATCAAGAAGCAACAGGAAGCTGAGAAGAAACGCTTGGAAGAAGAGCGTAAGAAACAGCTCGCAAAAGAACAGGAACAAAAGCGTCTTGAAGCTGAAAAACAACGTCAGCTACAAGAAAAAGTTGAGCAGGAAAAGCAAGAGAAGTTAGAGCAAGAGAAACAAAAACAACTGGCTGCCGAGAAGCAGAAAAAGCTTGAAGAAGAGAAAAAGAAGGAAGAACTAGAAGAGCAACAACGTAAAGAGGCTGAAGAAAAGCAGCGCCTTGAAGAAGAAAAACGTAAGAAAGCAGAGGCTGAACGTAAGCGTAAGGAAGAAGAAGAGCGTAAACGTAAAGAGGCTGAAGCAGAGCAAAAGCGCAAAGAAGAAGAGCTCAGAAAGTTGGAAGAAGAAATGGCTGCAATGGATGACGAGTTCTTTGAAGCGCAGCGTGATACGGTTCGTCGAGGACAAATAATGTCTGAAGTTGAGAAGTTGACCGCATTAATTACCGCTAAAATTAAGCGTAATTGGTATCCTCCAAAAACATCAGGAGCCTGCTCCATAAAAATCTCAATGGGACCAGGTGGTGTTGTGTTACAAACTGAGGCTTTGGGTGGTGATTACGATTATTGTGAGACCGGTAAAACGGCCATTACGCGTTCGTCGCCATTACCAGCTTCGGATGACCCAGAGGTCATGAAAGAGTTGCGTGAAATGACCATTGTCTTTGATCCCAGCTTTAAAGATTAA
- the tolR gene encoding protein TolR translates to MNQLVRRERRRPNAEINVVPYIDVMLVLLVIFMITAPLITAGIDVELPSAHAEPISPDEYDPFVVGIKADESFHMDIGSRQFRDLTLDELMTLIARERENSPNSPIMIKGDRRVPYGTVVELMDELRQQFGVENVGLMTDSL, encoded by the coding sequence ATGAATCAACTAGTGCGTAGAGAGCGTCGCCGGCCCAATGCTGAAATTAACGTCGTGCCTTATATCGACGTGATGCTGGTGTTGCTGGTGATCTTTATGATTACCGCACCGCTGATTACTGCAGGTATTGATGTTGAGCTACCGAGTGCTCATGCGGAGCCCATTTCACCGGATGAGTATGACCCGTTTGTGGTGGGTATTAAAGCCGATGAATCTTTTCACATGGATATTGGTTCGCGACAATTTCGAGACTTAACCCTGGATGAGTTGATGACCTTGATTGCCAGAGAGCGTGAGAACTCTCCCAATTCGCCGATTATGATCAAGGGTGATCGCAGAGTTCCTTATGGGACCGTGGTTGAGTTGATGGATGAATTGAGGCAACAGTTTGGTGTGGAAAATGTCGGTTTAATGACCGATTCATTGTAA
- the tolQ gene encoding protein TolQ — protein MTGAETTTTVLSTSEDPMSIANLFLHASIPVQAIMVLLLVISVISWAMIFQRSSVLNSASRESKKFEDRFWSGIDLGKLSTDLSQRQKPVTGLESLFQAGYREFMRLRQQSGVSPEAVMDGTHRAMRVAHSREVEKLERNLSFLATVGSVTPYIGLFGTVWGIMNSFIALGAVKQATLAMVAPGIAEALIATAMGLFAAIPAVIAYNRFTNRLQRIETQYENFLEEFSGVLHRKAHS, from the coding sequence GTGACTGGTGCTGAAACAACGACGACAGTTCTGTCAACGTCTGAAGACCCGATGTCGATTGCCAACTTGTTTTTACATGCCAGTATTCCGGTACAGGCCATCATGGTTTTGTTATTGGTAATATCGGTTATTTCCTGGGCAATGATTTTCCAGCGCTCCAGCGTTTTGAACAGTGCTTCCAGAGAAAGTAAAAAGTTTGAAGACCGGTTCTGGTCTGGCATTGATTTAGGCAAGCTTTCTACTGATTTATCTCAGCGTCAAAAGCCGGTTACCGGTTTGGAGTCCTTGTTTCAGGCGGGTTATCGTGAATTTATGCGCTTGCGTCAGCAAAGTGGTGTCAGCCCTGAGGCAGTGATGGATGGAACGCACCGTGCGATGCGAGTGGCTCATAGCCGCGAAGTGGAAAAACTTGAGCGCAATTTATCATTCCTGGCGACAGTGGGTTCAGTGACACCATACATTGGTTTATTTGGTACCGTATGGGGCATTATGAATTCCTTTATTGCGCTTGGTGCAGTGAAGCAGGCTACTTTAGCGATGGTTGCTCCAGGTATTGCCGAAGCCTTGATTGCGACAGCGATGGGTTTGTTCGCGGCAATTCCAGCGGTTATTGCCTACAATCGCTTTACCAATCGTTTGCAACGCATCGAAACTCAGTATGAGAATTTCCTGGAAGAATTCTCGGGTGTACTGCATCGTAAAGCGCATAGCTAG
- the ybgC gene encoding tol-pal system-associated acyl-CoA thioesterase: MSVREFIWPVRVYYEDTDVAGVVFYANYLKFYERGRTEWLRSLGWEQDILIDKGLAFAVAHVDAKYLLPARFNDKLLIKTRIAGVRRTSVIFEQEVVTDDEQQLVVNKATIRVACVDMKTMKPAAMPDYLKEEIARDWC, encoded by the coding sequence ATGAGTGTGCGTGAATTTATTTGGCCAGTTAGAGTCTATTACGAAGACACTGATGTGGCGGGCGTGGTTTTTTACGCCAATTATTTGAAGTTTTATGAGCGTGGTCGTACAGAATGGCTTCGTTCTTTGGGGTGGGAACAGGATATCTTGATCGACAAGGGCTTAGCTTTTGCTGTGGCTCATGTGGATGCCAAATACCTCCTTCCGGCCCGGTTTAATGACAAGCTTCTGATCAAAACTCGAATCGCTGGCGTTCGTAGAACCAGCGTGATTTTCGAGCAGGAAGTGGTCACTGATGATGAACAACAATTAGTAGTGAATAAAGCAACAATACGCGTGGCTTGCGTTGATATGAAAACCATGAAACCTGCTGCCATGCCTGACTATTTAAAAGAGGAGATAGCTCGTGACTGGTGCTGA